One Mucilaginibacter ginkgonis genomic region harbors:
- a CDS encoding isoprenyl transferase gives MDYLEQIDKTRVPQHVAIIMDGNGRWAKSKGKLRVFGHHNGISSVSEAVEAADDAGVKFLTLYTFSSENWNRPKYEVNAIMELIVSALTKELPNMMTNNVRMLMIGDAGMLPKRSIKELNNAISKTASNTGLTLVLAISYSSRDEILMATKRIAAKAESGELKADDITDAVFSENLYTSEIPDPELLIRTSGEYRISNFLLWQIAYAELYFTPKLWPDFKREDFFEALLDYQKRERRFGKTSEQVN, from the coding sequence ATGGATTATTTAGAACAAATAGATAAAACGCGCGTGCCGCAACATGTAGCCATTATAATGGATGGCAATGGTCGGTGGGCAAAGAGTAAAGGCAAATTGCGCGTTTTTGGCCATCACAACGGCATTAGTTCTGTAAGCGAAGCGGTTGAAGCTGCTGATGATGCCGGGGTTAAATTCCTTACTCTCTACACTTTCTCTTCAGAAAATTGGAACCGCCCAAAATATGAAGTAAACGCCATTATGGAACTCATTGTGTCGGCACTCACCAAAGAACTGCCCAACATGATGACCAACAATGTGCGTATGCTGATGATAGGCGATGCAGGTATGCTGCCTAAACGGTCAATCAAGGAACTTAATAATGCCATCAGCAAAACAGCTAGTAATACCGGCTTAACGTTAGTATTGGCAATAAGCTATAGTTCGCGCGATGAAATATTAATGGCAACCAAACGCATTGCTGCAAAGGCCGAAAGTGGTGAGTTAAAAGCTGACGATATTACTGACGCTGTCTTTTCAGAGAATTTATACACCTCAGAAATCCCCGATCCGGAACTTCTGATTCGCACCAGCGGCGAATACCGTATCAGTAATTTCTTGCTATGGCAGATAGCTTATGCCGAATTGTATTTCACCCCTAAACTATGGCCCGACTTTAAGCGCGAAGATTTTTTTGAGGCGCTTTTAGACTATCAAAAGCGCGAGCGCCGTTTCGGTAAAACCAGCGAGCAGGTCAATTAA
- the porG gene encoding type IX secretion system protein PorG, which translates to MRRLIFTLFLTGLISFAAKAQLWEVGVNGGGAGYIGDLNQHNPFKMSGPAYGGFIKHNFTSHYSLKVQYMHGIIAGADSTSKYQEDYNRNLSFRTPIDEGALIGEFNLLSYRPGLDRNAFTPYFFIGVGFVSYNPTAKYQGDVYELRSVMTEGQAAPYKNVAVTVPYGVGFKYNFLRNMSVIADMGYRTAFTDYLDDVSGNYADKTKFTNPVSLALSDRTGERSGLYTGSVGTQRGDGRAKDGYMFFTLSLTFTFLNDKCYFER; encoded by the coding sequence ATGCGCAGGTTAATCTTTACGCTTTTTCTTACCGGTTTAATCTCCTTTGCAGCTAAGGCACAGCTTTGGGAAGTTGGCGTTAACGGTGGCGGTGCAGGTTATATTGGCGACCTTAATCAGCATAACCCGTTTAAAATGTCGGGCCCGGCCTATGGTGGCTTTATTAAACATAACTTCACTTCGCATTATTCATTAAAAGTGCAGTATATGCACGGCATCATCGCCGGCGCCGATAGCACATCCAAATATCAGGAAGATTATAACCGTAATTTAAGTTTTCGTACGCCGATTGATGAGGGCGCATTGATAGGAGAGTTTAACCTGCTGAGTTACCGGCCGGGCTTAGACCGCAATGCGTTTACTCCTTACTTCTTCATCGGGGTGGGATTTGTCAGCTACAACCCGACGGCGAAGTATCAGGGCGACGTATATGAATTGCGAAGTGTGATGACAGAAGGCCAGGCTGCGCCATACAAAAACGTTGCTGTTACTGTGCCTTACGGCGTGGGCTTTAAATATAACTTTCTGCGAAACATGAGCGTAATCGCCGATATGGGATACCGTACAGCTTTTACAGACTATCTGGATGACGTAAGCGGCAATTACGCCGATAAAACCAAGTTTACCAATCCGGTATCGCTAGCGCTGTCAGACCGTACCGGTGAGCGCAGCGGCCTTTACACCGGCTCTGTTGGCACCCAGCGTGGCGACGGCCGTGCTAAGGATGGCTATATGTTTTTTACCCTGTCGCTTACTTTCACTTTCCTTAACGACAAGTGCTATTTTGAGCGTTAG